CGTCGGGCGACACGGGCGGCGCCGTCGCCGCGGCGTTCCACCGGCGCCCGTGGGTCGACGTCGTGCTGCTGTATCCGCGAGGTCTGGTCTCGCAGCGCCAGGCGCATCAACTGTCGTGCTGGGGCGGGAACGTCCGGACGTTCGCCGTCGAGGGCACGTTCGACGACTGCCAGCGGATGGTGAAGGAGGCGTTCAAGGATCCGGCGCTCAGCGCGCGGCACCGCCTTTCGTCGGCGAACAGCATCAACGCCGGGCGGCTGCTGCCCCAGATGGTCTACTACGCCGCGGCGAGCCTCGAGATCTGGCACGCCAGGCGGCGCAAGGCCAGCTTCATCGTGCCCTCGGGAAATCTCGGCAACGTGACTGCCTGCGTCTGGGCGCGGGCGGCCGGGCTGCCGATCGGCGACATCGTGCTCGCCACCAACGCCAACCGCACCATTACGGAGTTCCTCGACAGCGGCGTCTGGCGGCCGCGGGCGAGCGTCGCCACGCTGGCGTCCGCAATGGACGTCGGCGATCCCTCCAACATGGAACGGCTGCGCGCGCTGCTCGGCGACGAACTCCCGCGCCACCTCACCGCGCGTCTCGTCACCGACGACGAGATCCGCCGCACGATCCGCGAGGATGCCGCGACGCTGTCGTATGTCTGGGATCCGCACGGCGCGACCGCGGCGTCGGTGTATCGGCAGCTGCCCCGCGAGCGCCGCGACGAGCCCTGGGTGCTCGTCGCCACGGCGCACCCGGCGAAGTTCAACGACATCGTGGAACCGCTGATCGGGCGCGAGGTGCCGGTGCCGGGCGCGCTGGCGCGGCTGCTGGACCTGCCGCGCCAGGAGGAGGTCCTGCCGGCGTCGCTGGACGCGCTGCGCGCGCGGCTCGATCGCTAGCGCACCGGCTTCGCCGACGCGGCGATCAGACTCTGCACGAGGGCTTCCTGCGCGGGAATCGCCTCGGGCAGCATGAGCCGCACCGCGCTCTTCACGCGTTCGGCGGCGCGCGCCTTCATCGCGCCTTCTGGCAGCCGCAGCTCCGCGAGCCTTGCCAGCGTGTAGGCGCGGTAGGGATTGGGGTCGGTGCCGCGGCCCTGGCGGACGAGATCGCTCAATTCGATCTGAGCTTCGGGATCGCCGTCGTCCGCGGCGCGCTCGTACGCCTCCAACGCGGCCTGGTCGGGCGCATGCACGCAGCGCTTCGCGTACAAGTGCCCGAGTTGGGTGCTCGAGCTCGACTCCCCCTTTTCCGCCGCAGCCTTGTACGCCGCTTCCGCGCGCACCGGATCCAGGTCGACACCGAGACCGCAGGCATACGCGTCGCCGAGAAAGCGCGAGGCGAGCGGCGTGTGCGCCTGCGCGCGCAGCCACCAGCGGGCCGCCGCATTCCAGTTCTGCGTCACGCCGCTGCCGGCGGCATAGCGGAGTCCCAGCGCTGTCATCGATATGGGGT
This is a stretch of genomic DNA from Vicinamibacterales bacterium. It encodes these proteins:
- the thrC gene encoding threonine synthase, whose protein sequence is MKFLSTRGRGTPAGLSAAIRDGIAADGGLFVPERIPALAWTDWPAAIALPGLAERVIAPFAEADPLSGSLAAICQDAFTFPAPLVPLRGADGDASALELFHGPTCAFKDFGARFLAAALERVRQPGAGRITILVATSGDTGGAVAAAFHRRPWVDVVLLYPRGLVSQRQAHQLSCWGGNVRTFAVEGTFDDCQRMVKEAFKDPALSARHRLSSANSINAGRLLPQMVYYAAASLEIWHARRRKASFIVPSGNLGNVTACVWARAAGLPIGDIVLATNANRTITEFLDSGVWRPRASVATLASAMDVGDPSNMERLRALLGDELPRHLTARLVTDDEIRRTIREDAATLSYVWDPHGATAASVYRQLPRERRDEPWVLVATAHPAKFNDIVEPLIGREVPVPGALARLLDLPRQEEVLPASLDALRARLDR
- a CDS encoding tetratricopeptide repeat protein; translation: MTQAVRAGLIAVGAVVAVAATSPSAQAPQDMNVYAIVDAGPVPVPGSCSCISSPFTVAHAPSRGPRSGAGAPLEGSGPPINLNHLKDDRASFARRAEDGLDGNYYASFGIAMHLSLESALAGGDPRMEEEAARWLHLAAAQENADAFRFLGLRYARGRGLEQNAAAAAYWFHQGALRGDPISMTALGLRYAAGSGVTQNWNAAARWWLRAQAHTPLASRFLGDAYACGLGVDLDPVRAEAAYKAAAEKGESSSSTQLGHLYAKRCVHAPDQAALEAYERAADDGDPEAQIELSDLVRQGRGTDPNPYRAYTLARLAELRLPEGAMKARAAERVKSAVRLMLPEAIPAQEALVQSLIAASAKPVR